The Juglans regia cultivar Chandler chromosome 11, Walnut 2.0, whole genome shotgun sequence genome contains the following window.
ttttaaataattggaaacattttaataaatgatattaaaatgatttccgacaattataatatttttggagctcttcaaaaatattataattgtcgtatttaaaatcaagcttagtttaataatactgaaaatacctcatataattatttctagagcatttaaaacactgggcgtactttagaaatcacataatatctttgaaAACACGCCATCGAGGTTTGGTACGCATAACGACACTCATAGTCGCTAGATGGAAGGGTAGGCTGTTGCATAATctcatcctcgaaatttgctttTGTCGAAAAGAAGGAGTCTACGTAAGAAGAAAGGAGTGGGGTGATACAAATCTATTTTGATCAATTACTCTACATAGTGTAAATACTAAATTTGTGTGTACATTAAAGTACATGTGAGTGTTCTTACTTCTTACTTATAGCTTTTAATATGTTTTGCATGAAAacaaatattgttaaattatgatattctaatttgtaattataatttgtgtTATGCACTATGTATAATATACATGTaacatttatgttttaatttataaattagatggattcttcgtcGACTCCAATCGTTGTTGATTCAAATGAACCAATTAACTTGGgagatgatttgagagagaCCCAAACATCAAAACTTCCTAGTACCCCTACTAGTAGTGCTTGTCTATTACCTAAGAAATAGAAAGGGAAGGATCTATCGATTATATGGAACCATTTTACAAAAGTGGAGGGTTATCATGTAGATGATATGAAggctaaatataattattatggcAAGATGTACGCTTGTCACTCAAAGAGGAACGTAACTTCAACAATGCAAAATCATATGCCTTCATGTCCtaaaaatcatcataaacatgGGCTTTTGgatataagtataaaaaaatattgacaagTGAGGCAACACCTGAGCAGGGGGTTGGAGACAGTGATGGTAGTACATTAAGGAGTCTTGTAACCCACAAATATAGTGAAGAGGCTGTGAGGTTGGCAATTGTAGAGATAGTAATTATcgatgagattttatttaaagttgttgaataataGGGATTTAAGAAAGTGTGTTGGTCTCTTGAACCTCGGTTTAAAGTGTTATGTCGTTTAACAGTTGCAAGAAATTGTATGAATTAGAAAAtgggaaatttaaaaaaaagtgattaaagATGGTGGCATGAGGATTTCGCTGACGGCTGATATATGGACATCTGTACAGAATTTGAATGATGTGTCTAACTGCACACATCGTTCATAAAGATTGAAAATTgcagaaaaaattattaatttttgtttaatcactAAACATCGAGTGGATACTATTGGGAGATATGTTGAGTCATGCTTGCTTGATTGGGGCATTCATAGAATATTTATTGTAACTGTTGATAATGcaattttaaatgatattgcaatttcatatttgaaatagTTTTTGACAAGGAATGTGTTAGGGGTGTAAcaccccttcccgtaggctaggagtgtcacgtgtttttcataaaataaaccttgcaagagatctcatatttaataaatgaatttaagatttattttgtagaagaaatgtctaataaaatgtcttccaaaaatattaaatgaataagctgaataaaatttatgtcataaaagcaATTTTATTCTAGGTCTTAAACTAAATCAATTGCTCCTTCTAATCCTGGTATGCCTACTtgtgttcatcatcctcacctgggtgattaaaaaatgaaataaactaaaacaagtTGAAGAGTCAgaaagaaatccatcacaacataaacataataagtataaggttttcataaaagttttcatgctgagagcttaaaatCAGGGTTGTTCATACTGAtacttatgctatgcatgacttgatttatctgaattaactgactgatctgacttaATTGACTGATCTAAGTGGCCAaaacacttaaccctgtgtgcgaggttgtgcaccagtCCCACGTCCCGCGACCACGAGGGGagctgctgatagtattctggcatacgatggtggaccacgcttgagtctgtggcttcacatccaccctgaaattGCATGGGTACCATACATCTaaatgaccatctgattaactaACCTGATCTTATCTTATACTTGAGCTTAATATAGCTTAtatgtcttatacacatgagatgcatgatataatatatttataattataatttctgaatctgaaTATAATGCgaaatgacatgatcgtatgctatgttggatgacatgtttgcatatgacatgagcggtACATAAAAATGGTCGTCAAAGAATTGGCgctaataataatctatataagttgaactatgatgatcctaatttgtgattaaattacttacctcgctacgcttcttcttgaatctcacttcgtagctcgtcacctatacgcagtattaactatcactaaataTGTCTAGGAACaacatgtactaatatcctacttaattaaattcataatctagaagatagtcaaataaatcttttgtaaCGCCATAATCAATAAGtcctaatattttaaattacttaaatactaataacatattataatttagtagaatactttagctattttaaataagtcataaaaatcCCAATTCTTAGAATAAGTTtcctttcttaacataattattcgatcttataagaaatctaataaatattaatatcatttaaataatcttaacatatttcttaatttttccatttaaagtataacataataattttattaaaatcctactaaatagacaaaggaaCTATTAACTAAAATGTTAGACTCAAtacactttaaaatatatttcaaattctttaaatactttcttataaaaatgagcctttgactaatatatttatttaagtaaaaactcacctttaaaatattaagcccaacccaacaacaaataaataatcaagCCCACATGAGGAAATCATAAGCTCTTGGTCGGATGGGcttaaggcccaaggcccattaAAATTCTAAAGGTAGTAAAAACATATGGCTCGGGGGTTTATGCAACAAGGATCAAGGGCATCTTTGTAATCTTATTAACATTGTATGTAGTAGactaaaaatctaaaaacacaTCCTTATAATATGGAGAGAAACAGAGGCTCGAGAGAGTGGGAGAGAGGCGTGCGTTTACAGGTGATGAAACACATCGAGGGAAGGCTGAGGAGTGGCGGTTTGGAGTGGCTGGGAAGGATCAGCGATGCAAATGGGCTTCTTGGAATGGTGGTACGACatagagagggggagagagtgTTGGCGGCATAACTTATCGAGAGGGAGGAGCACGTTGTTAGGGTTCCGACATGAAGATAAGATCAAGGAAGAGTTGAAGTGAGAAGACTGTCGAACTAGAGAAGTACAAGGAGTTGAAGAAGGGACTACGACGTCGTGCAGAGGAAAATGAAGTAATAAGAGGCAGTAAGGGTCTAAGTGCTACGCACCGTTTCATATTGTTAAGTTGGGTGCAATGCACCGCTGTGTAGTATAGTCTTTTATTAGTCTGTAAACGCATCATTTGGTATTTAATCCAAAGGATGCGTGCGTCTGTCACATGGGTTTTATACTGTCAGGTTAACTTAGTTATTCTCAATTCTGTTAGGGAAAGGGAGCATCTTAAAGTACAAAAGGGGGTGAGTGGGAGAGGAGGAGGTATCTGGAAAAAGTGAATTACTCTGTAAGTGGATATTTCATCTTGGAGGTTAGGGAGCCCTCGAAGTTACTCCCGTAGCATTTCCTTGTCAATTTACTTTCTAGCATTTCTTCATACACCTTGCAGGCACTCTGCTTTATCCTTACAGAAACCACATTCCATTTCCACTATCTATCCAATACGCAACAGCACGCAACAATCCTAATATCCACCACTATTCAGAACACAAACAATCCTAATATCCACAACTATCCAGAGTCTTAACAGTGGTATCAGTATTCAACGATCCTATGGCAGAAAATACTAGATCCAAGCATCAACAATATGAGGAGTTACAACAACAGCTACTGGAAATGAGACAACAGAACAAGCAAACCCAGAAAACAATGAAGAACTTCCAGAATAATTTCGACACACTCAATGACATGATGCGCACAATCGTTCAGCAAcatcaacaacaacatcaaaaccaaaatcaacatCAGCAAAACAATCAGTACCAACACCAGGAACAGCGCCAGCTACAGTATGAAGACCAAGAACCACACGAACCAAGAAGAGGCAACTTCAGAGGCATGCGCTTAGACTTTCCACATTTTCAAGGAGACCAGCCAGCTTCATGGATTTTCGAAGCACACCAGTACTTTGAATTTCATCAGACTCCCTTGCCACATCGCATGCTCATGGCATCCTACCACATGGAAGGGGAGGCTCTTGTGTGGTACCAAGAGTCTTTCGAAAGAGGCCATTTCCATGACTAGGACACGTTAACCAGGTCTATGCTCCTCCGATTCGGGCCGACGTCTAACGATAGTCCCATGGAGGCACTAACTCGATTAAAACAGTCCAGCTCTATTGCAGCGTATACGGCACAATTTGAAGCACTGGCCAATCGGTTGAAGGGTCTTTCAGATAAGCACAAGCTATGTTGTTTCATAAGTGGGCTGAAAGATGAAATCCGCCTTCCCATAAAAATGTTTAATCCTGTCAATATGAATGCAGCATATGGATTAGCAAGAATACAAGAGGAATATCTCTTAAGTGTTAAAAAATCCAACAAGCATACAGGGGAGAAGTCTAGTGAACCTTTTGGGGGTTTTTCCCAAGGGTCTTACTCGGGTAGCAGCAACACTAAGTGGTCTGGCCCTACTGGTGCCACCAGACCAGTTCTCTCAaatcaaatggatgaaaaaagaaaaaaggggctATGTTACTACTGCGACGAGAAGTGAAACCCAAACCATAAATGCAGAAAACTAAAGATTTATTTCCTCCAAGCTGATGAGGAAGATGTAGAGGAGGAGGACAACCCTACAAGGGTTGATGAAGAAGTGGGTAAAGACAACAAGATTGATGACAAGGTAGAGTTACCTGAAATTTCACTGGCTGCAATTGCAGGCACTCCAACAGTAAGCACAATGAGGTTGGTGGGCAGCATAAAAGGGGAGAAAATGGTGATCTTAGTAGACTCGGGTAGCTCACATAATTTCATCGATTCAGCTTTAATTCCAAAGCTGAAGTTGACAGTGGATCGTTCAATTGCATTGAGTGTCAAGGTAGCAAACGGACAATGCTTGAGAAGTGGGGGAATGTGCAATGCGGTGAATGTAAAGGTGCAAGGTACCTTATTTAAACCCTCTCTTTATTTACTTGATCTTGCTGGATGTGATGTCGTGTTAGGAGTCCAATGGTTAGAAACATTGGGCCCCATAACTTGGGACTTCTCTAAATTGCTTATGAGTTTTAGACATGAGGGGAAGTTGATTGAATTACAAGGGGTGAAGCTGAAACCATCTATGGTGGAGAATGGTCATAAAATGCCTAAGGGTAAGGGTGTTTTGTTACAAATTATGGTTGTTACAGAGGAAAGGAAGGGGCAAATAAACTTGGAGGGTGATGTTACTCAAGTCCTAGAGGAGTTCCAAGGAGTTTTTAATGAGCCTAAAGGGCTGCCTCCACCACGTAACCATGACCACCAGATTGTTCTCAAGGAGGGTACGCAACCCACAACTAATAGGCCTTATCGGTATCCGTATTaccaaaaaacagaaatagaaaaaatagtgaCTAAGCTTTTGAAATCAGGGGTGGTACGACCTAGCTCCAGCCCGTTTTCTTCTCCTATTCTGCTGGTCCGCAAGGTCGATGGTAGTTGGAGATTATGTGTGGACTATAGGGCTTTAAATAAGGAGACGGTAAAGGCAAAATTTCCAATTCCGTTGATTGATGAGCTGTTGGATGAATTGTTTGGCTCAGTTATTTTCTCTAAGCTCGATTTAAGGTCGGGTTATCACCAAGTGAGGGTAGTTGAGGAGGATATACCCAAAACAGCATTTCGCACTCATGATAGGCATTACGAGTTTTTAGTAATGCCATTTGGCCTAACTAATGCCCCGGCCACATTCCAAGGATTAATGAACGATGTCTTTAAGCCCTATCTAAGGAAGTTTGTGCTGGTATTTTTTGACGACATCTTGGTCTATAGCAAGAGTCGAGTGGAACATTTAGAGCATTTAAGTAAGGTTCTATCCTTATTACAGCAAAATAGCCTATATGCCAAAAGATCTAAATGTAAATTTACTGTTGGGAAAATTGATTACTTGGGTCATGTGATTAATGCGGAAGGAGTAATGGCAGATGCTTCTAAGGTGGCTGCTATGCTAGATTGGCCCGAGCCCAAGAATGTAAAATCTCTAAGGGGATTCCTAGGGTTGACTGGGTATTATCGGAAGTTTATCCGGAATTACGGGAGTATTGCAGCCCCACTCActgaattgttaaaaaaaatgctttctctTGGAGTGAGGAGGCAAGGAAAGCATTTACAGCTTTGAAACAGGCTGTGGCACAACCTTCGGTTTTAAAGTTACCAGATTTCAACAAGCCTTTtattattgagtgtgatgctagTGGGATTGGGCTGGGAGCAGTTTTAATGCAGTCCGGACAGCCCATTGCTTATCTAAGTAAGGCCATTAAGGGCAAGGCTCTCCTTTTATCGACATACGAGAAAAAACTACTGGCTCTAGTGACGGCTGTCCAAAAATGGAGGCCTTACCTCCTTGGTTAGTCTTTTATAATTAGGACTGACCAACAAGCCCTCAAGTTCTTACTTGAACAGCGGGTGGGCACTGAGATGCAGCATAAATGGATGGCAAAATTGATGGGTTATCAATTttctattgaataaaaaaaagggaaagaaaatagAGTGGTTGACGCACTCTCAAGGAGAACGGAGGATCCAAAAAAAGCTGAATGTGCAGCTATATTGTCCTTCCCTTCTCCCTCTTGGTTAGAGGAGTTAAAAAAGAGCTATCAAGAGTCTAGTGAGCTGATTGTATTATTGGACCAGCTTCAGTCAAACCAGAATGTACCCAAGGGTTTCTCACTAAGGCAAGGGGTGATCATCAAAAAGGGAAGAATTGTGTTGGCTAGAAACTCTGATTTTAAAAAGAAGGTACTGTAGTTTATTCATGACAGCCCTCAAGCAGGTCACTCAGGGTACTTGAAAACATACAAGAGAGCTAAACtggatttttattggaaagGTATGAAGAAGGACATCAAGAAGCTAGTAAGAGAATGTGATACCTGTCAAGCCATGAAAAATGAGACTTTCCATCCAGCGGGATTACTCCAGCAACTTCCCATTCCCAACCAGCCTTGGACGGATATATCACTTGACTTTGTGGAGGGTCTGCCAGTGTCAAAATGATACAGTGTAATATTTGTGGTGGTTGACTGACTCTCTAAATATGGGCATTTCATACCTCTGGCCCATCCCTATACAGCTCAGGTGGTAGCAGAGGAGttcatgaaaaacatttttaagcTCCATGGGGTTCCTAGGTCTGTGGTGTCAGATAGGAACCCAATTTTTATGAGTTCTTTTTGGAAGGCTATTTTTATTGCTCAGGGATCTTCACTTGACTTTAGTTCAGCTTATCATCCCCAATCAGACGGCCAAACTGAAGCAGTAAATAAATGTGTTGAAGGATATTTACGTTGTTATGCAAGTTCTAAGCCTAAAGGTTGGTCTCACTGGCTCCCAATGGCcgaatggtggtataataccaCCTACCATACAGCGACAAAAATGACCCCCTACCAAGCTGTCTATGGCTACCCCCCACCAACTCTTATGTCCTACTTTCCAGGCACAGTTACAAATGAAGCAGCAGATCACTTTCTCAACAACAGGGACCAGATAATAAACTTGCTTAAACAAAACTTGACAGATGCTCAACATAGGATGAAATCTTATACGGATAGACAGAGAACGGAACGTGTATTTGAAAAGGGGGACTGGGTTTACCTGAAGCTACAGCCGTATCGTCAAAAGACTCTAGCTTTGAGGCGGAATCTGAAGCTATCACCCAGGTTCTATGGGCCTTTCCAAGTGGAGGAATGGATCGGCTCTGTGACCTATCGTCTAAAGGTACCGGAGTCTTCGAAAATACATCCCACGTTTCACGTGTCTTGTCTGAAGAAGAAGTTGGGATCACAGACCCCAATCCTCCCGAATCTCCCTCCCACCGATTCCTCTGGTGAGATTCAACCAGAACCGAAACTGATTTTGGATaggaagatgaagaaacagGGAGATCGTGCGGTAACTGAGGTGTTGGTGAAGTGGAATGGGCTACCGACAAAAGAGAGTAGCTAGGAGATCTTGTGGAAGCTTCGAAACCTTTACcaacaccttgtgggcaaggttctttgaagagggagagaatgTTAGGGTTCCGACATGAAGATAAGATCAAGGAAGAGTTGAAGTGAGAAGACTGTCGAAGTAGAGAAGTACAAGGAGTTGAAGAAGGGACAACGACATCgtggaaaggaaaatgaagtaaTAAGAGGCAGTAAGGGTCTGGGTGCTACCCATCGTTTCATATTGTTAGTTGGGTGCAACGCACCGCTTTGTAGTATAGTCTTTTATTAGTCTGTAAACGCATCGTTTGGTATTTAATCCAAAGGATGCGTGCGTCTGTCACATGGGTTTTATACTGTCAGGTTAACTTAGTTATTCTCAATTCTGTTAGGGAAAGGGAGCATCTTAAAGTACAAAAGGGGGTGAGTGGGAGAGGAGGAGGTATCTGGAAAAAGTGAATTACTCTGTAAGTGGATATTTCATCTTGGAGGTTAGGGAGCCCTCGAAGTTACTCCCGTAGCATTTCCTTGTCAATTTACTTTCTAGCATTTCTTCATACACCTTGCAGGCACTCTGCTTTATCCTTACAGAAACCACATTCCATTTCCACTATCTATCCAATACGCAACAGCACACAAAAATCCTAATATCCACCACTATTCAACACAAAAACAATCCTAATATCCACAACTATCCAGAGTCTTAACACACGTGGCTGAGTTCGATGATAGTGGCTTACCTTAAGGAGTGGGTGCGACGGGACTAGGATGGCCGGCAGTTTTTGGCACCGTGGGTGGTGCTCATATGTCCTAGGGTGATCAACGACGGTTGGGCAGAGTGCTAAGCCGTGCAGGAGCATGTTCTTCCTCTAGGTATATTTTGTTTGGTTAATTCAGAGAGCTTTGTGGGATTTTATAGAGAGGGAAAATAGAGGATTGAAGATAGGATTTCTGAGTTGGTTGAGATAAGCATTGGACTATACAATCAAGATAAGAATGAAGATAAGATTAGGATTATACAATCAAGAGATAAGAATGAGGCTTACGGGTGGAGATAGGAAGAACAAGGctttagaaaaacaaaagaactcTAGCGGTTATTGCAAAATCTAAAGGGTCATACAACAATATgataataatcctattaaaattaacaatgtaaaatctgataaaattattataataataataataataacaataataacaataatagtaataataataataataataataataataataataataatacaataatttatagttatatgaaaaatacataaaacttagcTTATAGCCTAATCTTAAGATCGGGTTGTTATAGGGGGTAAGTATATGCATATGAGATGTTGTGTTCATATCTTGAATCTTATTATGAATAAGGCTTTGAATGAGTGAAATGATGTCATCACAATAGTTAAAAATGCAATTACATATGTGCACTCATCTCTtgcaagattagacaagtttaagagatgtgtagaaaaaaaaatgattgtaagaaaatgttgtgtCTTGATGTACAAacaagatggaactcaacatataTGTTGTTGGAGGTGGCTAAGAAGTTTGAGAAGACTTTCAGGCGGATGGAGAGTGAGgattataattttctctcttACTTTGATGATGGGCACATGGGGCCTCCTAAAGCTAGGGAGTGGGAGACAGTACGGGTGTTTGTTAAACTTTTGgaaatgttttatgatgccactaATAGATTTTCTAGGTCTTTATATGTGACAACCAATGATTACGCCCAAACTAACATgtggtgtaacaccccgctcctttctgacgtaagcaaattaGACTATGAGTCTCGTTATACGTGTCGAACCTCAATGGcatgtttttaaagatattatgtgatttctaaagtaagccagtgttttaaagccctcgaatattttaaatgtcctgGAAATATTAATATGGGGTATTTCCAGTGCTATTGAACCAAGcttcattttaaataagataattataatatttttgaaaagctccaaaaatattataattgtaggaaatcattttaatatcattttattaaaattatttcagttatttaaaatattatgggatttaaattatgttgagaactctaattaattaaatgattttattcacttaaagatattaaataagacttcatcattttattaatgataaatgaatattattttataaactaaagtttagtttaaataattttctatcttaattcttctcagtatttttaagttaaatcggTATTTAATCTCTTACCATTAGATCGTTTTaaagatcccaagatgaagggcctGGATTAAATGCCcaagccctctctctttctccctcactttcccttttCCTCTCCCTATCCTCTAACTTGGCACCACTGTGCGCCGCCCAGCCTCACAGCCACCGCCGGCGAGCTCCCACCATCAAACCCAGCCTCCATCTCGCAGCCACCCTCTCCCATGCACGCCCACATCTCCTCACGCATAGGTTCACCGTGCGGAGCTCCTAGCGCCGCAGTATGTGGCCACCCAAGCCACTGAGCACCACCACGAGCACCTGTTGGCCtccccccttcctcctccctttaACTCGAAGCCGATAGCCCTTCCCTCACATGCACAGGCTCTCTCCCTCACGCATGGGTCCTCCACCTCAACCGTCATATGTCACCACCCACGGTGTCCAGCCCCCGCCTAgagcctcctctggccaccatcgGCCTACCCCAGCCACCCATAGCCCCGACCTACCCCTCATGCATGCCCTCTCCCTCACGCATGGCTTAGATCTGTTGCTGTAGAGCCGCTGAACCACTTTACcgacaccaccaccacctcgcCAAGGTCCTCCCAATCCCCTCCATGCTCAACCCTTTCTAGACACGCACCTCTAGCCAACTCCAGTGGCCAAAATAGTCATTGCACGTGGCTGACCGCCACCGTGTGCGATGCTACCTACTACCCATGAACTCCCATCATGTCGGCCATCCTCGCATAGCCCAGATCCACCCACTAGAATCCTAAATTCGGTCTCTGAGATAATCTCATCGTAAGGTCACAGTAGTGATCGCTACCgcccaagctagtggcttccAACGCCACTGGCCATGCCGGATAGCAGGCAATGCACAGGTTATCCCATCGATG
Protein-coding sequences here:
- the LOC108993616 gene encoding uncharacterized protein DDB_G0274935-like — its product is MAENTRSKHQQYEELQQQLLEMRQQNKQTQKTMKNFQNNFDTLNDMMRTIVQQHQQQHQNQNQHQQNNQYQHQEQRQLQYEDQEPHEPRRGNFRGMRLDFPHFQGDQPASWIFEAHQYFEFHQTPLPHRMLMASYHMEGEALVWYQESFERGHFHD